The sequence TGAGAATTGCAAAAATGGTTAGAGAAAATGAGATAGTAATTGATATGTTTGCTGGCGTTGCTCCTTTTAGCTTATTGATAGCAAAATTTTCTAAGGCGGAAAAAATTTTTGCAATAGATAAAAATACGCATGCAGTGAAATATGCAAGGGAAAATATTCTTTTAAATAAAATAAAAAATATCGAGATAATTGAAGGAGATGCAAGGCATGTTTTGCCATCCCTGCCATTTGCTGACCATATAATAATGAATCTTCCTCATAAAAGCTTTGAGTTTTTGCCCCTTGCAGTTGAGAAAGGAAAAATACTACACTTTTATGAAATAATCGAAAGAAAAAAAGTTGAGGAAAGGATTGAAGAAATAAAAGAAAAAATAAGGCAAGAAGGTTATGATGCTGAAATTAAGAATATCCGCATTATAGGAAATTACTCACCTTCAAAATATAAAGTTGGGATGGAGTTATTCATAAAAAAATTTTAAGTTGTCAATCGCTTTGGAAACAAGTTTAACACATTCTTCAAAGTCATTCATACTAATCATTTCCACTCCAGAATGCATATATCTTGTCGGCACGCTCACAACCCCGCACGGAATTCCTTCCTTAGTTAAATGGATGGCTGTTGCATCTGTTGTGCCGCCGTCGCTAACTTCAAGCTGATATTTTATCCCTTCCTTTTTTGCCGTCTCTTCAAGCCATCTTAGCACGCGCTTCTGCACAATCAAACCGCGCCCGCCAGCATCAACAACAGTTATTACCGCTCCTCCATCTACTTTTATGCTTTTTTCCTTTTCGTCCAGGCCAGGGTAATCTTTTGCATTTGCTACCTCGCAAACTATCGCAACAGAGGGGGAAACTCTATAAGCAGAGGTTTTAGCTCCTTTAAGCCCTACTTCTTCCTGAACTGTTCCTACTGCGTATATTTTTGAATTGCTTTTTATTCTTTTAACAGCTTCAATCATCATCGCTAATCCTATTCTATCATCAATTGCTTTTCCAGTTATTCTGCTGTTTATTAATTCCTTCATTTCAACATCAAGTGTAATTGGGCTTCCAATTTTTATTCCTTCCTTTTCCACTTCCTCCCTGCTTTTTGCTCCCATATCTATAAACATGTCTTCAGCCAAAATTGCCTTCTTTTTTTCCTCTTCCTTCATTAAATGAGGGGGCTTGCAGCCAATTACTCCATACCTTTTCCCTTTTTCTCCATGAATTACAACTCTTCTGTTTATCAAACTCTGGTCAAACCAGCCTCCAATTTTTAAAAATTTTATGAAGCCATCTTCACTTATGCTTTTTACCATCAATCCAATTTCATCCATATGGGCTGCAAGCATTATGCTGGGCTCTTCTCCATCCCTGAAAGCAATTATATTTCCTAAATTATCTACTTCTATTCTGTCAACAAAATTTTCCAATTCACTTTTAACAATTTCCCTTATCTCATCTTCATATCCAGAAATGCCGTGAGCATTACACAGTTTTTTTATAAGCTCGTTCATGAGGCATATTTTTTAAGAATATTTAAAATTTGCATTGATTTAATAACATATACTCTTCTTTCTTCTGACCAGTTGCTTAAATAACCATTTTCATCCTGAGCAATAACTTTTATTTTATAAATTCCAGGTTTATCCCAAAAATGAATTGTTTTAATTTTACTTCCTGATTCATAAAATTTTGTCCATTCATCAACTTTATCATCATTATTCCAGTCCCATCCATATCTTATTTTATCCCCATCAAAATCTCTTGAAATTGTTTCATAAAGATATTCTCTTCCTGTTATTGCAAAAATTCTTCCAGATGGTTTCTCTGGCTTATCTGGCCCATAATTTATCTTTTTTGCATATTTTAAATCAAGATTGCTTCTGTCAATATAGCTTATGTGAGGATAACCTTTTGAGTCAATTGCAATTGATGGATATGCTCCAACATCCCCCTCTTCATCAACTTTCTCTATATGCCATTCACCATCAAAATATGCGTATTTTAAGTCCCATCCCTTCCATCCAAAATATGCAACATGAATTCTTCCAAAATCATCTATTGCAATTGATGCGCCCTTTGAATTATAAAATCCTATTAAATCAGGGTCAATAATTTCTATTCTCCATTTTCTTCCATCAAAATATGCGTGTTTTAAAAACCAGGCATCATCTCTTGAGATATCGTAATAGCATATATGTGGGTTTGAATTTTTATCTATTGTAATTGAAGTTGATTCCCATATTATTGCATTTTTGTCAATCTCTTCTATAATCCATTTACCATCTTTTAAAAAAGCATAAAATAGTTTTCCTCTAACACTTCCATAGCTTATATGAGGATTTTCGTTTGAATCGACAGCAATTGAAGAATAAATTCCAGCAGAATAATCAACAACCTCCGTGCTTTTTTCCTCTCCATAAATTCTTGCATAATTCAAATTGTCGTTTTTTTCATCGTAATAGGTTATATGCACAGCATCTTCTGATATAGCAATTGATGGATATTTTCCCACACCTCCAGAATCAAGCACATCAATCTTCCATGAACCATCCTTTTTTGCATATTTAAGATTTTCATTTGTTGCATCATAATAAACCAGATGAAGGCATCCGTTTGAATCAACAGCAATTGAAGAATACGCCCCAACATCAGCGGATGCATCAACAATTTCTATACCCCACTTTCTATCAACAAAGGATGCAACCTTTAAATTTTTGCTTTCAATATCATAATAAGAAATAAAAACCTCATCTTTGTAGATACATATGCTCGTATCCATTCCTATATCTCCCTGCATATCAATTGTTTCTATTTCCCATCCTTTCCCATCGCTCCCGCCACCAGAAAACCAGGGAGGCGCAAGAACAAGAAAAGTTATTAAAATTGGGATAAATTTCATGAAAATAAAACATACCCGATATATAAGCTATTGCAAAAAATTTTAAAACATCCTTTGTTTTTACATCAAGCGGGCGTGATCTAGCTGGTTAGGATATGAGCCTTCCAAGCTCAATGCCCGGGTTCGAATCCCGGCGCCCGCATTTAATATCCATCTGAGTAAAAAACATCTGGATAGCTGTATTTATCCAGCCATGTGTCGCCTGGAAGTATTTTTACTTTTCTTCCCTCTATAATTAATCTTTTCTTCTCAAATAAATCTATGCTTCTTGGCAAGATTTGATGCTCAATTTTTAAAATTCTTTCTGCGAGTATATCTCTTGTGTCATTATCTCTTACTTTTATTGCAGCTTGCAAAATTATTGGGCCGTGATCTGGCAATTCATCCATGAAATGGGTTGTGCATCCAGCTATTTTAACTCCATAATCCAAAGCTTGCTTCTGGGCATCTATTCCCTTGAAGGAAGGAAGCAGGGAAGGATGTATATTTATTATTTTATATTTCCATTTATTGATAAACCACGGCGAAAGAACACGCATATATCCAGCGCCAACAACAAGCCCAACATTTTTTTCTTCAAGTATGGTATTGATTTCTTTTTCGTGCTTCTCCTTGTCCTTTGCATCAATATATATTGCATCTATTCCATTTTTTCTTGCTCTTTCAAGAGCAAAAGCATGCTCATTATCACTTATCACAATTTCCACCCTTGCATTTATCATTTTTTTATTACACGCATCTATTATCGCTTGAAGATTTGTTCCTCTTCCAGAAGCAAGTACAGCCAGCGGAAGCATGAAAATAAAACAAAATAAATTTTAAATATCTTTGTATTTCAATTCAATGAAATTTGATTTGAAATGTAGCATAACCCTCAGCAGGGAAATAAAAAAAGAAGAGCTAACTTCTTTCTTCAACAGCATATCAATTGATGCAGAAATGGAATGGGAGACAAAGGAAAATAAAATCTTTCTGAGAATAATTTCAGAAAAGAGGAGGAGTCATGAGTGGGCTTTGAGAATAGCAAAAAAGCTTGAAGAATTCCTTGGAAAAATGAAAATTGGAATAAGGGATTTGCATCTTGATAGATATGAAATTGAATTTGAATTAGATAAGGAGCCGTTAAAGAGCGTATCAATTCCATTTGCTGATGTTGAAATAAAAGATAAAAAAGCAAAATTGATTATTTTGGATAAAGAGGAGGAATTTTTAAGGGAAAATTACGCTGACAGGATAATAAAAAGAATAAAGGAAAAGGTGGATGCACAATATTATGAGGGAAAGAAGGAATACTGGAATCTAATATGGCAGAGCAGGGAAAAAAGAGAAATATGGAATAAAGATCCTTCCGAAGAAATGCTTAGGTTAGGATGGATAAAATTGATGGGAAAAGGAAAATGGTTTTATTTTCCACCTGCGGCGGCAATCATGCGGGCGATGGAAAGGATTGCAATAAATGAAGTAATTGTCCCTCTTGGTTTTTTGGAGATAATCCAGCCGATGCATGTTTCATTTGATACATGGATAAGAACAGGGCATCTTGAAGGTATGCCAGGGGAGATATATTATATAAGCGAGCCAAAGAGCAGGGAGCAGGGAGAATGGGAAAAATTTGTTGATTTACTAAAAATAAAGAGGAAGGTGGATGAAAACGAGTTGCTTAAAAATTTAAAAGCTCCTAAGGAAGGGGTATGCTATGCCCAGTGCCCAAATATTTATGCTTCCATGGCTGGAAAAACAATTGCTGAGGAAAGCTTGCCATTACTTATATTTGACCACTCCACTCCCTCTGACAGATACGAGGCTGGTGGAAAGCATGGCATTGAAAGAGTTGATGAATTCCATAGGATAGAGATTGTATATATTGGAACAAAAGAACAGCTTCTTGAAGTTAGAGAAAAACTCGTAGAAAAATACAGGTATGTATTCGACAGAGTACTTGATTTGGAGTGGAGAATGGCAAGAGTAACCCCTTTTTACTTACAACAGGCGGGCATAACTGCGAGCGAGGAGGATGAAATAAAGGGGACGATAGATTTTGAGGCATATTTGCCTTATAGAGGAGGCAGAGACAAGGACTGGCTTGAAATTCAGAATGTTTCCATAGTTGGAGAAAAATATGTAAAAGCATTCAATATAAAAGCACAGAAAAGTGAGCTATGGAGTGGTTGCTCTGGCATTGGTCTCGAAAGATGGACAGTTGCATTTCTTGCCCAAAAAGGAATTGATGCAGAGAAATGGCCAAATGGATTTAGAAAATATCTTCCAAATTTGCCGGAAATGCCAAAGTTTCTTTAGTTTAATTAAAATTTAACTGAATTAAATTTTTATTTAAAAAAATTATTTTATTTTCTGCATTTATATTTTTCAATGCTAGAGGCCAAAGATATCAAAAGGAAAGTCGATGGTATATTAAAAAATTATTTACCAGAAAAAATATTAATTCCTCCAGAAAGAGCAGTTTATGAACCACAGAGCATGTATGATATGCCTAAAGAGAAGGCTGATGATTATAGATTTAATGCAATAAAATATGTTTTTAAGCATCACTACGAAAATAATAAATTTTATAGAAGCCTTTGCAAGGAAAAAAATGTAACGCCAGATGATATAAAAAATATTGAAGATTTTAAAAAAATACCATTAATTACTCATAAATTCTTCAAAGATTACCCTAACGGGAGAGAATTTGCAATATGGCTCGCAAATTTAATGTCAAGCGAGGTTCCGAAAGTGGTTATAAAGGGCAAAAATCCTTCATATGATGATGTAATTGAAGCATTTCAAGAAGCGGGCGTGACAGTTTGCTACAGCAGTGGAACAACTGGAAAATTTACATTTATTCCAAGAGATGAAAAAACATATAGGATGGGACAATATGCAATTGCAAGATGTGCAACAGAGATGCTAAGCAGTTGGTATGAATATGATGCAGGTGCTTATCTATTATTCCCCAATCCAAAGAAAACAAATATTTATGTAGGGAAAGTAACAAATGTGCTATTTGATTTGATTAAAGATGTTAGGGTTGCAATAGATAGAAAAATAACAACTCAACTCCTTAGAATATCCATGGGAGTAGCTTTTACTTTTAAAGAAAAAATGATGAGTAAGTTAGCAAGAAAAGCGAGTAAAAAAATGAATAAAAAAATGGTTGAAGAGATAATTTCTTGGGCTGAAGAAAAAAATAGGGAAAAAGCAAGGATTGGATTTGTCGGCGCCCCATTTATTCTTCACATGGTAATGGAAGAAATGATTGAAAGAGGGGAAAGTTTTGATTTCGGGGAAAATGGGGCGGTTCTCACTGGAGGCGGATGGAAAATATATGAAGATAAGAGAATGCCTGTTAAAGATTTCAGGGAAAGGGTGGAGCATCTTTTTGGCATCCCTCAAGAAAACTGCGTTGATTTATATGGAATGGTTGAAGCAAATGCTTTCATGGTTCATTGCCCCGAAGCTCATTATTTGCATATACCCAACACTTATATTCATCCAATGGTTTTAGATGAAAATGGTGAAGAAGTAGGATATGGTGAGGAGGGAAGATTTGCATTTCTTGATGGGCTTGCATTAAGCTATCCCGGCTTCATGGTAACTGGTGATAAAGTTAAAATACATGAAACATGCCCGGCATGCGGGCGAAATAGCCCGGTGCTTGAGCCAGAAATAGAAAGAATAAAGGGAGAGGAAATAAGAGGATGTGCTGAAGAAATGAGAAAATTGATGTTTGAGTAATATGTTAAGCTGGATAGAAAAAGGATATATAATGCCATGGAGAATGTTCAAAAATGTAGTCCGCACAATGCCCGCTCTTTTAATAACAATGGCAAAACATCCGCGCCTTGTAATACAGCAGCATAAGGGAGAAAAAGTCACCTGGTTTAAAAACAAGCCAAGTTATGAGATACCAGAGTATAGGGAAGGAATGAAATTCTGCAATTCGAATGAAAGATATCTCCGCCCCACTCATTTTTGTAACAGCCGTGCGAAAGAAATAATTGCAATGGCAAACAATCTTGGAGCTTTCCAAAAAGATGATTGGGAATATGCGGAAAGCGTGTTCAATTTTGTAAAAAGGAATATAAAACTCAGCTTTGTTCCAATGACGGATGTTGTTGAAACACTTAAAAATGGCTGTG is a genomic window of Thermoplasmatales archaeon containing:
- a CDS encoding phosphoribosylglycinamide formyltransferase; this translates as MLPLAVLASGRGTNLQAIIDACNKKMINARVEIVISDNEHAFALERARKNGIDAIYIDAKDKEKHEKEINTILEEKNVGLVVGAGYMRVLSPWFINKWKYKIINIHPSLLPSFKGIDAQKQALDYGVKIAGCTTHFMDELPDHGPIILQAAIKVRDNDTRDILAERILKIEHQILPRSIDLFEKKRLIIEGRKVKILPGDTWLDKYSYPDVFYSDGY
- a CDS encoding serine--tRNA ligase, encoding MKFDLKCSITLSREIKKEELTSFFNSISIDAEMEWETKENKIFLRIISEKRRSHEWALRIAKKLEEFLGKMKIGIRDLHLDRYEIEFELDKEPLKSVSIPFADVEIKDKKAKLIILDKEEEFLRENYADRIIKRIKEKVDAQYYEGKKEYWNLIWQSREKREIWNKDPSEEMLRLGWIKLMGKGKWFYFPPAAAIMRAMERIAINEVIVPLGFLEIIQPMHVSFDTWIRTGHLEGMPGEIYYISEPKSREQGEWEKFVDLLKIKRKVDENELLKNLKAPKEGVCYAQCPNIYASMAGKTIAEESLPLLIFDHSTPSDRYEAGGKHGIERVDEFHRIEIVYIGTKEQLLEVREKLVEKYRYVFDRVLDLEWRMARVTPFYLQQAGITASEEDEIKGTIDFEAYLPYRGGRDKDWLEIQNVSIVGEKYVKAFNIKAQKSELWSGCSGIGLERWTVAFLAQKGIDAEKWPNGFRKYLPNLPEMPKFL
- a CDS encoding M42 family metallopeptidase, encoding MNELIKKLCNAHGISGYEDEIREIVKSELENFVDRIEVDNLGNIIAFRDGEEPSIMLAAHMDEIGLMVKSISEDGFIKFLKIGGWFDQSLINRRVVIHGEKGKRYGVIGCKPPHLMKEEEKKKAILAEDMFIDMGAKSREEVEKEGIKIGSPITLDVEMKELINSRITGKAIDDRIGLAMMIEAVKRIKSNSKIYAVGTVQEEVGLKGAKTSAYRVSPSVAIVCEVANAKDYPGLDEKEKSIKVDGGAVITVVDAGGRGLIVQKRVLRWLEETAKKEGIKYQLEVSDGGTTDATAIHLTKEGIPCGVVSVPTRYMHSGVEMISMNDFEECVKLVSKAIDNLKFFYE